The Deinococcus betulae DNA window GGGACAGACCACCCCGCATTATCAGGTTGTTCTCAGACGCACGGGTCTGCTGGACGAGCTGACCCTGCGCCTCGAAGTGCCCTCAGCATCAGCCGCTTTGCAGGACGAGGTGGTGCGGCAGGTCAAAGCTCAGGTGGGGGTCACCATCCGCTGTGAACTGTGCGCGCCAGGAACCTTGCCGCGCAGCGAAGGGGGCAAACTGCGCCGGGTCACCGACCTGCGAGAAGCCAGGTAGGCCCCCACCTGGGGGGATGGTGCCCCCGTTCGTTTCATCAGAACTAAAGACTGGAAGCGCCACCGTACCGCCAGTCTGTGCTGGACTGACCTGCGGTTGTCCAGTCTTTCTGAATTGTTCCACCTCAACTGAGAGGTTAGGTTCAGATGTGGCCTGGATGAAGCCGCTACACTGGGCCGCAGCACAGGCTGCTTCCCCTCTGGACAGGCCGATCAACCGGCGTACACTGGAGCCTCAACCTCGTCAGCTTAAGGAGATTCTCATGCGTCTTACTCTTTCCTGCCTTGCCCTGACTTCGCTGCTGCTCTCTGGTTGTGGGCGGCTGACGACGCCAGCCAACTTGGCCCCCGTCACCATCTTAACGGTCCCTGTGACCGCTGCCCAAAGCGATGAGGACCTGACCCGCCAGTACGGCGGCCGCGTCGAACTGCGTACCGAGACCTTTGCGGTCATCGGCGACCCGACCCATGCGCCCTTGCAGGCGCAGGGCACCGGCCCGGCTCCGCAGGAGAATCAGGACGTGGTGGCCGTCAACCCCGGCCAGACAGAGCCTGGAATGTGGGGCAATATCGTGCGCGACTTCTGGCCCAACGCCCCTGAACTGTGGAGCAGCATCGTGCGCGATGACTGGCGTTTTAACAGCAGCGACGCCTGGGTCTCTGATACCTATTCGCCTCTACCCGTCAATACTGCCGCCTGGAAGAAGATTGGCCTGAAAGAAGCGCATCAGGGCACGGCGCTGGGTGCCGGCAAGATTATCGCCGTCATTGACACCGGCCTTGACCTGACCCACCCGATGTTTACCAATCTGCTGACCCCAGCGAACACCTGGCGGGATTTTGTGGATGACGACGCCACTCCTCAGGACCTTGGGACCGTGGGTAAAGGCTCGTTTGGGCACGGCACCGTCGTGGCCGGTATTGCCGCGCAGCTGGCCCCGCGCGCCAAGATTATGCCGCTGCGTGTGCTGGACAGCGACGGCAGAGGCGACACCCTGAATGTGGCGGCGGCCGTCGTGTGGGCCACCAACCACGGCGCCCACGTCATTAACCTGAGCCTGGGCACGAGCCGGGCTCAGGACGCGCTGACCCAGGCCATCGCCTACGCCAACAGCAAGCGGGTGCTGGTGGTGGCGGCTGCGGGCAACTTCAACAAGGCCGCGCCGGACTACCCAGCCGCCCAGATGAAAGGAGGCCGCTACAGTGTGGCGGTGGGTAGCGTCAATCAGGACGACCTGAAGAGTGATTTTTCCTCCTACGGTGAGGCCATTGGACTGATGGCGCCTGGTCAGGAGATTGCGGCGCCCTTCCCCGATAGGCGTATGGGCCAGTTCTCTGGCACCTCCATGAGTGCGCCCGTGGTGGCCGGCGCCCTGGCCCTGGGACTGGGAGAAGGTGCCGGCGCGGAGCAGACCCTCAAGGCGCTCAAGGATGAGGCGCGGCGCATTGACCGATTGGATGGAAATGCGGCGTATCAGGGCCTGCTGGGCAAGGGCCGCCTTGATCTGAAAGACTTCATTGATGAACTGGATGACTGACCTCAGGCTGCGGCCAAAGTCTGAACGCTGATGGCCACGCCGACAGAAGACCTGCAACAGGTTCTGGACGCCATCCGTACAGGTCGTCTGGAGACTGCTGCGGGGCTTCTCGCTGAGGCCACTGACCTTTCGCCAACCCACCTGAATTACGCCTGGGGGCTCTATTACAAGGCGACGGGGCAGTTGGACCTGGCCCGGCAGCAGCTCTCCGCGGCCCGCGAGGCTGCTGTGGCGGCCAGTGACCAGCTGACGGAAGCCAACATCCTGGTCGCGTTGGCCCACACCCAGCACCTGCTGCTGAACAGCCGCGAAGCCCTGACGCTCCTGCAAGAAGCTGTTCAACTGCGAGAGCGTCAGGGTGATGTCGGCGGACAGATTGCGGCGCTGTGCAATATTGCGGGCATCCACCGGAGCCTGAATGACAACTACAGTGCCATGGTGGCTGTCAGCGGGGCACAAACGCTGTTCGAGACGATGGAGCCGGCAGCCCACCCGACGGTCGAACTGGGCCTTCTCAACACGCTGTCTAACATCCTGAGCGCCCAGAACCGCACGGAAGAGGCCGCGCAGCAGTACCGCCGCTGTCTGGAGGTGGCCCAGCTGGTCGGCGACACTACGGCGTATTTCATCGCGGCGATCAATCTGGGCGACGCTTACCTGAAGCTGGGCCACTATCAGGACGGCCAGACCCTCCTGCAAGAGGTGCTGGCTCATCCCGACCTCCACCAGATTCCGGTGTTGCAGGCCAGTGTCATTCTGAATCTGGCGCTGACGAAGTTTCATCTGGACGGGCTGGACGCCCTGGCGGATGCCCAGCAGGCGCACACCACCTTTGAGCAGTTACAGGACCCCGACGGCCTGATCGAGTCGGGGCTCTTGCTGGCGCGGCTGCATCAGCGGTCGGGCCAGCTCGGCCAGAGCCGGACGGCCGCTGAGCAGGCCCTGGCCCTGGCTGAGGCCGACGGCCGCAAGCAGTCGCAGCTGGACGCCCTGACCATCCTGGCCGACGTGACCGAGGCCGCTGACCCGGCGCAGGCCGCGCGGCACCTGCGCCGGGTGCTGGTCCTGCAGACCGAATTGAATGCAGCGGCGCAGGACAAACAATTACAGGAACTGACGGCTCAGGCCGAGGTTGACAGCGCGCAGCGCCGCGCGGCCTATGAACAGACG harbors:
- a CDS encoding S8 family serine peptidase; this translates as MRLTLSCLALTSLLLSGCGRLTTPANLAPVTILTVPVTAAQSDEDLTRQYGGRVELRTETFAVIGDPTHAPLQAQGTGPAPQENQDVVAVNPGQTEPGMWGNIVRDFWPNAPELWSSIVRDDWRFNSSDAWVSDTYSPLPVNTAAWKKIGLKEAHQGTALGAGKIIAVIDTGLDLTHPMFTNLLTPANTWRDFVDDDATPQDLGTVGKGSFGHGTVVAGIAAQLAPRAKIMPLRVLDSDGRGDTLNVAAAVVWATNHGAHVINLSLGTSRAQDALTQAIAYANSKRVLVVAAAGNFNKAAPDYPAAQMKGGRYSVAVGSVNQDDLKSDFSSYGEAIGLMAPGQEIAAPFPDRRMGQFSGTSMSAPVVAGALALGLGEGAGAEQTLKALKDEARRIDRLDGNAAYQGLLGKGRLDLKDFIDELDD